One region of Bdellovibrio bacteriovorus genomic DNA includes:
- the nuoK gene encoding NADH-quinone oxidoreductase subunit NuoK, with protein MNTDFINNIGLTHYLVLAALLFMMGMAGVLLRRNVIVLLMSVELMLNSVNLTFIAFSKYLGILDGHIMVFFVMTIAAAEAAVGLALAVSIFKRFNEVNIRFFEHLKG; from the coding sequence ATGAACACTGATTTCATTAACAACATTGGCCTGACTCACTATCTAGTTTTGGCAGCACTTTTGTTCATGATGGGTATGGCCGGAGTTCTTCTTCGCCGTAACGTGATCGTTCTTTTGATGTCTGTAGAGTTGATGTTGAACTCGGTGAACTTGACGTTCATCGCTTTCAGTAAGTACCTAGGCATTCTTGACGGTCACATCATGGTTTTCTTTGTCATGACAATCGCAGCGGCAGAAGCAGCGGTAGGTTTGGCATTGGCCGTTTCAATCTTTAAACGCTTTAACGAAGTGAATATTCGCTTCTTTGAACACTTGAAAG
- a CDS encoding NADH-quinone oxidoreductase subunit J, which produces MTADAFLFWFLAIVTLVSGLSVILLSNPIYSSLCLAMTMVGISALFVTLNAYFIAGVQLIVYAGAVMVLFVMVIMLFDLKKDIQAFTKGKFSGAVKIASVGLLAGLVVGAIAMSVGLLNEKTADNPVTAGTGMETTKALGQILFSKYIFGFEALGVLLLVIAVGAVALARSKGGTHEH; this is translated from the coding sequence GTGACAGCAGATGCATTTCTTTTTTGGTTCTTAGCGATTGTCACTCTGGTCAGCGGCCTGAGTGTCATTCTTTTATCTAACCCGATTTATTCATCGCTTTGTTTGGCGATGACGATGGTGGGTATCTCCGCGTTGTTCGTGACTTTGAATGCCTACTTTATCGCAGGCGTTCAGTTGATCGTTTACGCCGGCGCCGTGATGGTTCTTTTCGTCATGGTGATCATGCTCTTCGACTTGAAGAAAGATATACAGGCCTTTACGAAAGGTAAGTTCTCGGGAGCGGTAAAAATCGCTTCCGTGGGATTGCTTGCGGGCTTGGTTGTCGGTGCGATTGCAATGTCTGTTGGTCTTTTGAACGAGAAAACGGCCGACAATCCAGTGACAGCAGGAACGGGAATGGAAACAACAAAAGCGTTGGGCCAAATCCTTTTCTCTAAATACATCTTCGGCTTTGAAGCATTGGGCGTTCTTTTGCTAGTGATCGCAGTTGGTGCGGTGGCTCTAGCGCGCAGTAAAGGTGGAACACATGAACACTGA
- a CDS encoding complex I subunit 1/NuoH family protein encodes MGKDLFEITVNGLKLVVIFLMMVQAVPILVWLERRGSAFIQNRLGPNRVGPLGLMQLLADAVKFLTKENFVPDTAKPLLYYAAPVFALIPGAVAFSAIPMSTPIQVGTFEMFGSTWGPYTFLVQGYDIGVGIVFILGVSSLAAYTLLMAGWGSGNKYSLMGALRASAQTISYELALGLSIVGVIMLYGTFNLQDMTVAQQGPLQFVFLGHTITASWLPNWGIFYQPLAALLFFTTAFAESNRLPFDLAEGESELVAGFHTEYGGFKFNMFFIGEYGHMMIASGLMALFFFGGYGIPYVSVEQVQEWAASVTSSAGWASALMALIHFLVFNIKFAFFLWVFIWVRWTLPRFRYDQLMDFGWKTLLPWALANTIITAFVIYIASL; translated from the coding sequence ATGGGTAAAGATCTTTTTGAAATTACCGTTAACGGTTTAAAACTTGTCGTCATCTTTTTGATGATGGTTCAGGCAGTTCCTATTCTTGTGTGGCTAGAGCGCCGTGGTTCCGCATTCATCCAAAATCGTTTGGGACCAAACCGCGTAGGACCTTTGGGATTGATGCAGCTTTTGGCTGACGCTGTGAAATTCTTGACGAAAGAAAACTTCGTTCCAGATACGGCAAAACCTTTGTTGTACTACGCAGCTCCGGTATTTGCATTGATTCCTGGTGCGGTGGCGTTCTCTGCAATTCCGATGTCGACACCAATTCAAGTGGGAACATTTGAAATGTTTGGCTCTACTTGGGGTCCGTACACTTTCTTAGTTCAAGGTTATGATATCGGCGTTGGTATCGTATTCATCTTGGGTGTTTCTTCTTTGGCTGCTTACACTTTGTTGATGGCGGGTTGGGGTTCAGGAAACAAGTACTCTTTGATGGGCGCTCTTCGTGCTTCGGCGCAAACGATCTCTTACGAGTTGGCTTTGGGTCTTTCTATCGTGGGCGTGATCATGCTTTACGGTACATTCAACCTTCAAGACATGACGGTGGCTCAACAAGGCCCCCTTCAATTCGTCTTCTTGGGTCACACAATCACTGCAAGCTGGCTTCCAAATTGGGGTATCTTCTATCAACCATTGGCAGCTCTTTTATTCTTCACAACCGCTTTTGCTGAATCAAATCGTCTTCCTTTCGACTTAGCGGAAGGTGAATCCGAGCTTGTAGCCGGCTTCCACACAGAGTACGGCGGATTCAAGTTCAACATGTTCTTCATTGGTGAATACGGTCACATGATGATCGCTTCCGGTTTGATGGCGCTGTTCTTCTTCGGTGGTTACGGAATTCCGTATGTATCCGTTGAGCAAGTTCAAGAGTGGGCGGCATCCGTGACGTCTTCTGCCGGTTGGGCAAGTGCTTTGATGGCGTTGATCCACTTCCTTGTTTTCAATATCAAGTTTGCATTCTTCTTGTGGGTTTTCATCTGGGTTCGTTGGACGCTTCCACGCTTCCGTTATGACCAATTGATGGATTTCGGTTGGAAGACTTTGCTTCCTTGGGCGCTAGCAAACACGATCATTACCGCGTTTGTGATCTACATCGCATCTTTGTGA
- a CDS encoding NADH-quinone oxidoreductase subunit A — protein sequence MPLGGVIFIVIFIALFGAFLVWVASKTGGKPVYNSIKYEPYECGIPALDKKDTKVSVKYYLTAILFILFDIEIIFMYPWATSFRDFLSSGQGLFVLISMMVFIGIFIFGLFWEVKSKALEWD from the coding sequence GTGCCACTCGGTGGAGTCATTTTCATCGTCATCTTCATCGCTCTATTCGGAGCATTTTTAGTATGGGTCGCGTCCAAAACAGGCGGCAAACCCGTTTATAACTCTATCAAGTACGAGCCTTACGAGTGCGGTATTCCTGCTCTTGATAAGAAAGATACAAAGGTTTCAGTAAAGTATTATCTTACTGCGATCCTCTTCATCCTTTTCGATATCGAGATCATTTTCATGTATCCATGGGCAACTTCTTTCCGTGATTTCTTATCTTCAGGACAAGGTCTGTTCGTGCTTATTTCGATGATGGTCTTCATCGGAATTTTCATCTTCGGACTTTTCTGGGAAGTAAAATCAAAAGCATTGGAATGGGACTAA
- the mfd gene encoding transcription-repair coupling factor produces MKAEMTHTRLESILERAFETTRGKIQVTGAASPLALAYFLSQTYSKKINSLPHLVVVSSLSEANKLQQLLEFFDPSRHSTILPAFDVSPYSGLYPNSRVVSDRVRFLSRAQQAKAGEIFISVSDALTQKTLPVKILKEYSRLLKPGDELPEDIAEYLNSLGYSSAPMVEDKGQYALRGGIVDIFPPTEDEPVRLDLFGDQIESIRHFNVSDQRSTDEVASFVLTPAREILFRDENHERLLQRVRAMIDGREVDKAEAEETLRSLVLKNSFPGIEFLLPYFYGELASPLEHFSSAVNVWFLDPIEISRWTDEVWAEIKADYASSTQHVIRPELELLYSPFETLSFPAGSREIYFSSLEYLENAETSEDGRVEYRTALTQDFTNLSLNNAVGSEMWLQAATNKLNKWRDDGYRIFIGTKNQSHIERLKLIFDKLGLKVARASEDEYRWDSWLMEQDSDTHLVHVIPRYLTESLRLDEEKVIFLRDEDFYGKKQRARESSGAQDFQKQAKRLAFGDLKPGDLVAHVKHGVGQYEGLKIMNIGGVESEYIQVGYKDKDKLYLPVYRVGQLQKFSGAASTTILDKLGGTAWEKTKAKVKAHVRDIAADLLALYAKRAELHRPPFVFKDSEIQMFENSFPYEETDDQMRAINDIMRDLKSTKPMDRLVCGDVGFGKTEVAMRAAFFAVQARRQVALLAPTTVLTFQHFETLKKRFEGWPVDIRVLNRFVTPSEVKKTLQDLKDGKVDIIVGTHKLLGSTIQYKDLGLLIVDEEQKFGVTHKEKIKKMKVSVDTLTLSATPIPRTLNMALVGIRDLSLINTAPVDRLPTRTFVTKFDEETIRKAITAEISRGGQVYFIHNRIESIYGLADEIRNIVPEARIRIGHGQMEEHELEKTMLAFFHHEIDVLICTAIVESGMDVPRANTMFIDSAHMFGLSQLYQLRGRVGRSKTRAYCYLMMPRNRKLDKEQQERLKIIQENTALGSGIKIAQYDLELRGAGNILGEEQSGHINSVGYEMYMDLLNEALAEAKGEAVDDMELDPEINLRIPAMIPDNYISDIRIRLSYYKALADITSNEDLDRIEEELRDQFGAIPEPTVNLMGLMLIRRQCKELGVRDISAGVKSVSLIFTEKTKLKPETVIQLAVRESKKYSLTPDNRLNIKLPNISWSAVHEELETLLKLI; encoded by the coding sequence ATGAAAGCCGAAATGACTCATACAAGGCTTGAATCCATCCTGGAAAGGGCCTTCGAAACAACACGCGGAAAAATTCAAGTGACCGGAGCTGCATCTCCGCTCGCGCTCGCTTACTTTTTGTCGCAGACTTACTCTAAAAAAATCAACAGCTTGCCGCACTTAGTTGTTGTTAGCAGTCTATCGGAAGCGAACAAACTTCAGCAGCTTTTAGAGTTCTTTGACCCGTCTCGTCACAGCACAATTTTACCTGCTTTCGATGTTTCACCTTACTCCGGTCTTTATCCAAACTCGAGAGTCGTTAGTGATCGGGTTCGTTTCTTGTCTCGAGCCCAGCAAGCGAAGGCCGGAGAAATCTTCATATCTGTTTCTGACGCGCTGACGCAAAAAACTTTGCCGGTGAAAATCCTGAAGGAATATTCGCGTCTTCTAAAACCCGGTGATGAACTTCCTGAAGACATCGCCGAGTATTTAAACTCGCTTGGCTATTCTTCAGCTCCGATGGTGGAGGATAAAGGTCAGTATGCTTTGCGCGGAGGTATCGTTGATATTTTCCCGCCAACGGAAGACGAACCAGTTCGTCTTGATTTATTCGGCGATCAAATTGAATCCATTCGTCACTTCAATGTTTCGGATCAACGAAGCACGGATGAAGTGGCTTCATTCGTGTTAACTCCGGCGCGCGAAATTCTTTTCCGAGATGAAAATCACGAAAGACTTTTGCAACGAGTCCGCGCGATGATCGATGGCCGCGAGGTTGATAAAGCCGAAGCAGAAGAAACTCTGCGCTCTTTGGTTTTAAAGAACTCATTCCCTGGAATTGAATTCTTGCTTCCCTACTTCTATGGAGAACTTGCTAGTCCACTAGAACATTTTTCATCGGCGGTGAACGTATGGTTCTTAGATCCGATTGAAATTTCCAGATGGACGGATGAAGTTTGGGCGGAGATTAAAGCGGACTATGCTTCAAGTACTCAGCACGTGATTCGTCCCGAGTTAGAATTACTTTACTCTCCATTTGAAACTTTAAGTTTTCCGGCGGGATCGCGTGAAATTTATTTCTCGTCGCTAGAGTATTTAGAAAACGCTGAGACCAGCGAAGATGGTAGAGTCGAATACCGTACGGCACTGACTCAAGACTTTACGAACTTAAGTTTAAATAACGCCGTTGGTTCTGAAATGTGGCTGCAAGCCGCGACTAACAAGCTGAACAAATGGCGTGACGACGGTTACCGCATTTTCATTGGTACGAAAAATCAATCCCACATTGAGCGCTTAAAATTAATCTTTGATAAGCTAGGTCTGAAAGTCGCACGCGCGAGTGAGGATGAGTATCGTTGGGACTCTTGGTTGATGGAGCAAGACAGTGACACTCATCTTGTTCACGTTATTCCTCGCTATCTAACTGAAAGTCTTCGTCTAGATGAGGAAAAAGTTATTTTCTTACGCGACGAAGATTTTTATGGAAAGAAGCAGCGCGCTCGTGAATCCTCCGGAGCTCAAGACTTTCAAAAACAAGCCAAGCGCCTGGCGTTCGGTGATTTAAAACCGGGCGATCTTGTTGCGCATGTTAAACATGGTGTTGGTCAATATGAAGGTCTTAAGATCATGAATATTGGCGGTGTCGAATCTGAATACATTCAGGTCGGCTACAAGGATAAGGATAAACTTTATCTTCCTGTTTATCGTGTGGGCCAACTACAGAAGTTTTCTGGCGCCGCCAGCACGACAATTCTTGATAAACTGGGCGGCACCGCCTGGGAAAAAACCAAAGCGAAAGTTAAGGCCCACGTTCGCGATATCGCTGCCGACCTTTTGGCTCTTTATGCAAAACGTGCCGAGCTTCATCGTCCGCCTTTTGTCTTTAAAGATAGTGAAATTCAGATGTTCGAAAATAGTTTCCCGTATGAGGAAACTGACGATCAAATGCGCGCGATCAACGATATCATGCGCGACTTAAAATCCACAAAACCGATGGATCGTTTGGTCTGCGGCGACGTGGGCTTTGGTAAAACCGAAGTCGCTATGCGCGCGGCGTTCTTTGCCGTGCAGGCTCGTCGTCAAGTCGCTTTGCTCGCGCCAACCACCGTACTTACGTTTCAGCACTTTGAAACTTTGAAAAAACGTTTTGAAGGCTGGCCGGTGGATATTCGAGTTTTAAATCGTTTCGTAACTCCGTCGGAAGTCAAAAAGACTTTGCAGGATCTTAAAGACGGCAAGGTTGATATCATCGTCGGAACACATAAGTTATTAGGCTCAACAATTCAGTATAAAGACCTAGGTCTTCTGATTGTCGATGAAGAACAAAAGTTCGGCGTTACTCATAAAGAGAAAATCAAAAAGATGAAGGTCAGCGTTGATACTTTGACCTTGTCGGCAACGCCCATTCCAAGAACTTTGAATATGGCTTTAGTAGGAATTCGGGATTTGAGTTTGATTAACACCGCTCCGGTGGATCGTTTGCCGACACGTACTTTTGTCACAAAGTTTGATGAAGAGACGATTCGTAAAGCCATCACCGCTGAAATTTCTCGCGGCGGTCAGGTTTATTTTATCCACAATCGTATTGAGTCTATTTACGGCTTAGCGGATGAAATTCGCAATATCGTTCCCGAAGCGCGTATTCGTATTGGTCACGGACAGATGGAAGAGCATGAGCTTGAAAAAACTATGCTTGCCTTTTTCCATCACGAAATCGACGTCCTTATCTGTACAGCGATTGTTGAATCAGGAATGGACGTACCAAGAGCGAACACCATGTTTATCGATTCGGCTCATATGTTTGGGCTGTCTCAGCTTTATCAATTGCGAGGCCGCGTAGGCCGAAGCAAAACTCGCGCTTATTGTTATTTGATGATGCCGCGAAATCGCAAGCTCGATAAAGAGCAGCAAGAACGCTTAAAGATCATTCAAGAGAACACCGCTTTGGGAAGCGGTATTAAGATTGCGCAGTACGATCTTGAGCTTCGCGGAGCCGGAAATATTCTGGGCGAAGAACAATCCGGTCATATCAACTCTGTCGGTTATGAAATGTACATGGATCTTTTAAATGAAGCTTTGGCTGAAGCTAAAGGCGAAGCCGTCGACGATATGGAACTAGATCCAGAAATCAACTTGCGCATCCCTGCGATGATTCCTGACAACTATATTTCGGATATTCGCATCCGTCTTAGCTATTATAAGGCCCTGGCAGACATTACCTCGAACGAAGATTTGGATCGTATCGAAGAAGAATTGCGCGATCAGTTCGGCGCCATCCCTGAGCCTACCGTGAACTTGATGGGTTTAATGCTGATCCGTCGTCAATGTAAAGAACTGGGTGTGCGTGATATCAGTGCCGGCGTAAAATCTGTTTCATTGATCTTCACTGAAAAAACGAAGTTGAAGCCAGAGACAGTGATTCAATTGGCGGTTCGCGAAAGTAAGAAATACTCTTTAACTCCCGACAATCGCTTGAATATCAAGCTGCCGAATATTTCATGGTCTGCGGTTCACGAAGAACTCGAAACTCTTTTGAAGCTGATTTAA
- a CDS encoding glycoside hydrolase family 3 protein, giving the protein MTVEEKVGQLFIVGFPQKTVTPDLEKFIAANKPGAFLLFKRNILSVEQIRNLNTLLYRTSFKYSKLPPLISIDQEGGSVSRLPIYPAPPNALAIGQTQSPLLAEEMGYQTGLFLREVGFNMNLAPVLDVTDPLSGSFIGVRSFGSDPDVVSELGVAYSKGLLKARVIPTAKHFPGTGNLKADPHLSVVQNNSSLEALKQTDLKPFEAYAKLGDKIALMLSHLIYPALDKSREPASFSKPIAQDLLRGEMKYKGLVITDDLQMQGSKQLLRPEVAALKALQSGADIVMLTWSFADQGKAFEHVRKAVHSGDFKEELLNEKLHRILTVKAFANLYRKNPSLPSLTQGLTLTSKDYSEVEANILDQNLRTSLIPRSLPGKKEPQKRKVASVHKVCVLAPSSAFIASFKKSAGRSVSSKYLTGDFSKDLAAEWMTSTKCPVSVIAITGPKTAALVKSLSPQEKKSVIVVNLGAPKLLTKEKGYLRVLQLYFNHTDSGQKVAQHLDDILASSTTSYVLR; this is encoded by the coding sequence ATGACGGTTGAAGAAAAGGTGGGACAGCTTTTTATCGTTGGGTTTCCACAGAAAACCGTCACTCCCGATTTAGAAAAATTCATCGCCGCCAACAAGCCGGGCGCATTTTTACTTTTCAAAAGAAACATTCTTTCTGTTGAGCAAATTAGGAATTTGAATACGCTGTTGTATCGAACAAGCTTTAAGTATTCAAAGCTTCCGCCCTTGATCTCTATCGATCAAGAAGGTGGATCGGTCTCTCGTTTACCTATTTATCCCGCTCCACCGAATGCTTTGGCAATTGGGCAGACGCAGTCGCCATTATTAGCGGAAGAAATGGGCTATCAAACAGGACTCTTTCTGCGCGAGGTTGGATTCAATATGAATCTTGCACCGGTGCTAGATGTGACCGATCCTTTAAGTGGAAGCTTCATCGGTGTCAGATCTTTTGGATCAGATCCCGATGTTGTGAGTGAGTTGGGTGTTGCCTACTCTAAAGGTTTATTAAAAGCGCGCGTGATTCCTACGGCCAAGCATTTTCCGGGTACAGGCAATCTTAAAGCCGATCCACATCTTAGTGTAGTTCAGAATAATTCCTCTTTAGAAGCTTTAAAACAAACAGATCTAAAGCCCTTTGAGGCTTATGCGAAGCTAGGTGATAAAATTGCCTTAATGCTTTCGCATCTGATCTACCCGGCTTTAGATAAATCTCGCGAACCTGCGAGTTTTTCTAAACCCATTGCTCAAGATCTTTTGCGTGGTGAGATGAAGTACAAAGGTTTAGTGATCACTGATGATCTTCAAATGCAGGGCTCAAAACAACTTCTACGCCCTGAAGTCGCGGCTTTAAAAGCACTTCAATCAGGCGCCGACATCGTTATGCTGACTTGGTCTTTTGCCGATCAAGGAAAGGCTTTTGAACACGTTAGAAAAGCGGTGCACTCAGGGGATTTTAAAGAAGAACTTCTAAACGAAAAGCTTCATCGCATCCTTACGGTCAAGGCATTTGCAAATCTATACAGAAAAAATCCTTCCTTGCCGTCTTTGACTCAAGGACTGACGTTAACCTCGAAAGATTATTCTGAAGTAGAAGCAAATATCCTTGATCAGAATCTTCGCACAAGTTTAATTCCGCGATCATTGCCCGGCAAGAAAGAGCCACAAAAAAGAAAAGTCGCCTCGGTTCATAAAGTCTGCGTCCTTGCACCTTCAAGCGCCTTCATTGCCTCATTCAAAAAATCTGCAGGAAGATCGGTGTCTTCCAAATACCTCACCGGTGATTTCAGCAAAGATCTTGCAGCCGAATGGATGACTTCAACGAAGTGCCCTGTGTCCGTGATCGCCATCACCGGCCCAAAAACCGCAGCTCTGGTAAAATCGCTTTCGCCACAAGAAAAGAAATCCGTCATCGTAGTAAACCTTGGCGCACCAAAACTATTAACGAAAGAAAAAGGCTATCTCCGAGTCCTTCAGCTTTACTTCAACCACACAGACTCCGGCCAAAAAGTCGCTCAACACCTCGACGACATCTTAGCCTCCTCCACCACATCCTACGTCCTCCGCTAG
- the atpC gene encoding ATP synthase F1 subunit epsilon, which translates to MFKLTIVTPEKRILVGQEVEEVTVPAFKGELNILPGHAPLITTLETGVMKWKLKGKEKQETAVISWGYCQVSPEGVNILANIADLPEEIDLEMTKAYLAESEKKVMNEVITDEDWTEFQREWARARAKIEVASQAKK; encoded by the coding sequence ATGTTTAAATTAACGATCGTGACTCCGGAAAAGCGCATCCTCGTAGGCCAAGAGGTTGAAGAGGTGACTGTTCCAGCATTTAAGGGAGAGCTTAATATTCTTCCTGGTCACGCGCCTTTGATCACGACTTTGGAAACAGGCGTGATGAAATGGAAACTTAAAGGAAAAGAAAAGCAAGAAACCGCTGTTATCAGCTGGGGCTATTGCCAAGTAAGTCCTGAAGGCGTGAACATCTTAGCGAATATCGCTGATTTGCCAGAAGAGATCGACCTTGAAATGACTAAAGCATACCTTGCGGAATCAGAAAAGAAAGTGATGAACGAAGTCATCACTGACGAAGACTGGACAGAGTTCCAACGTGAATGGGCTCGCGCAAGAGCGAAAATCGAAGTTGCTTCTCAGGCTAAGAAGTAA
- the atpD gene encoding F0F1 ATP synthase subunit beta yields the protein MAFGKVKQVMGPVVDVEFEGGELPAINSALRVSNKFISDVEYNLVLEVAQHLGDGVVRTISMDQTEGLVRGEKVKALGTQITAPVGREALGRIINVVGEPIDEMGPVNAKEHWGIHRTAPKFEDQATAAAMLMTGIKVVDLLAPYAKGGKIGLFGGAGVGKTVLIQELIRNIATEHGGFSVFAGVGERTREGNDLWQEMKQSGVLAKTSLVFGQMNEPPGARARVALTGLTVAEYFRDVENQDVLFFVDNIFRFTQAGAEVSALLGRIPSAVGYQPTLSTEMGTLQERITSTKKGSITSVQAVYVPADDYTDPAPATTFTHLDATTNLDRDIAAMAIFPAVHPLTSTSRLLDPSVIGEEHYRCARDVQALLQRNRELQDIIAILGMDELSEADKLVVSRSRKIQRFLSQPFFVAEQFTGLPGRYVDIKDTVKGFREILDGKHDALPEQAFYLVGTIEDVIEKAKKLQA from the coding sequence ATGGCATTCGGTAAAGTAAAACAGGTTATGGGTCCCGTAGTGGACGTAGAGTTTGAAGGCGGAGAACTTCCAGCGATCAACTCTGCTCTTCGTGTATCTAATAAATTTATCTCTGACGTTGAATACAACCTAGTTCTTGAAGTTGCTCAGCACTTGGGTGACGGTGTTGTAAGAACGATCTCTATGGACCAAACTGAAGGTTTAGTTCGTGGCGAAAAAGTTAAAGCATTGGGCACTCAAATCACAGCACCAGTTGGTCGCGAAGCTTTGGGTCGTATCATCAACGTTGTTGGTGAGCCTATCGATGAAATGGGTCCAGTAAACGCTAAAGAACATTGGGGTATCCACAGAACTGCTCCTAAGTTCGAAGACCAAGCTACTGCAGCTGCGATGTTGATGACTGGTATTAAAGTCGTTGACCTTCTAGCTCCTTACGCAAAGGGTGGTAAGATCGGTTTGTTCGGTGGTGCGGGTGTTGGTAAAACAGTTCTTATCCAAGAACTTATCCGTAACATCGCTACTGAGCACGGTGGTTTCTCTGTGTTCGCCGGTGTAGGTGAGCGTACTCGTGAAGGTAATGACTTGTGGCAAGAGATGAAACAGTCTGGCGTATTGGCTAAGACTTCTCTAGTTTTCGGTCAAATGAATGAGCCACCAGGAGCACGTGCGCGTGTTGCTTTGACTGGTTTGACTGTTGCTGAATACTTCCGTGACGTTGAAAACCAAGACGTTCTTTTCTTCGTTGATAACATCTTCCGCTTTACTCAAGCGGGTGCCGAAGTTTCTGCACTTCTTGGCCGTATCCCTTCTGCCGTTGGTTACCAACCAACATTGTCTACAGAGATGGGTACTCTTCAAGAGCGTATTACTTCTACTAAAAAAGGTTCGATCACGTCAGTTCAAGCGGTTTACGTACCTGCGGATGACTATACGGATCCAGCTCCTGCAACTACATTTACTCACTTGGATGCGACTACGAATCTTGACCGTGATATCGCAGCTATGGCGATCTTCCCTGCGGTTCACCCATTGACGTCAACTTCACGTCTTTTGGATCCAAGCGTGATCGGTGAAGAACACTACAGATGTGCTCGTGACGTTCAGGCGTTGTTGCAACGTAACCGTGAACTTCAAGATATCATCGCGATCTTGGGTATGGACGAGTTGTCTGAAGCAGATAAACTTGTTGTATCTCGTTCTCGTAAAATTCAACGTTTCTTGTCTCAGCCGTTCTTCGTTGCTGAACAGTTCACTGGTTTGCCAGGTCGCTACGTTGATATCAAAGACACTGTTAAAGGTTTCCGCGAGATCCTTGATGGTAAACACGATGCTCTTCCAGAGCAGGCGTTCTACCTTGTTGGAACTATCGAAGACGTTATCGAGAAAGCGAAGAAGTTGCAGGCGTAA
- the atpG gene encoding ATP synthase F1 subunit gamma, protein MASLKDIRAQIESTKNTQQITKAMKLVSAAKLRKAQNNIVNMRPYALTLRKVIADIAVTNKVTHPLMEKKEQVKKVLLVVITSDRGLCGAFNSNINKFTEAYYNSNKANLEKIDFLFVGRRGHDYFARRGIKPVDYITKLDKDISYELASKVANRVMNDYLEGAYDEVRVIHNEFKSAISQVVTAETLLPIDLGLTTFNTEAETAANFSVDMIFEPAPEQIIKELLEKHFDLQVYRCMSESVAGEHGARMSAMENATNNAKEMINKLTLTYNKLRQEKITTELIEIVSGAEALKG, encoded by the coding sequence ATGGCAAGCTTGAAGGATATCCGGGCTCAGATTGAGTCCACTAAAAACACCCAGCAGATCACGAAAGCGATGAAGCTCGTGTCTGCTGCGAAGTTGAGAAAGGCGCAGAATAACATCGTTAATATGCGTCCTTATGCTCTGACTTTGCGTAAGGTGATTGCGGATATCGCTGTGACAAACAAGGTGACGCATCCGTTGATGGAGAAGAAAGAACAAGTAAAGAAAGTTTTGCTTGTTGTTATCACTTCAGATCGCGGTCTTTGTGGCGCCTTCAACAGCAATATCAATAAATTCACTGAAGCTTATTATAATAGTAATAAAGCAAACCTTGAGAAGATCGATTTCCTTTTCGTGGGTCGTCGTGGTCATGACTACTTCGCCAGAAGAGGTATTAAGCCGGTTGATTACATCACGAAGCTTGATAAAGACATCTCTTATGAGTTGGCTTCTAAAGTTGCGAATCGTGTGATGAATGACTACCTCGAAGGTGCATACGACGAAGTGCGTGTGATTCACAACGAATTCAAATCTGCAATTTCTCAAGTTGTAACGGCTGAAACTCTTCTTCCAATTGATCTTGGATTGACGACTTTCAACACTGAAGCTGAGACTGCAGCGAACTTTTCTGTAGATATGATTTTCGAACCAGCTCCAGAGCAAATCATTAAAGAGTTGCTTGAGAAGCATTTCGACCTTCAAGTTTACAGATGTATGTCCGAGTCTGTTGCGGGTGAACATGGTGCTCGTATGAGCGCGATGGAAAACGCGACAAACAATGCGAAAGAGATGATCAATAAACTCACTCTGACGTACAACAAATTGAGACAAGAAAAAATTACTACAGAATTGATTGAAATCGTATCTGGCGCTGAAGCGCTTAAAGGATAG